A single Synergistaceae bacterium DNA region contains:
- a CDS encoding CvpA family protein, with the protein MNVASVFDIVVLLVVITLVIRGVARGLSGEVFSLLGTVGGIILAWKYSDALADILAGYWPQAGGAILSVSSMAAIYITSVVSAALMCKAVRAFLKFTSLAFVDRVLGALAGLLKGVALVLFLYVALSTYSPILPSEWMEKSVVMMSAHAAWPAIQNRLREWNVFPEDFSLPELDLPSLFGAGKEEGA; encoded by the coding sequence ATGAACGTGGCGTCCGTTTTCGATATCGTGGTGTTGCTAGTCGTGATAACCCTCGTGATAAGAGGGGTGGCCCGGGGGCTTTCAGGGGAGGTCTTCTCCCTGCTCGGGACGGTGGGAGGGATAATCCTCGCGTGGAAGTACTCCGACGCTCTGGCCGATATACTGGCGGGATACTGGCCGCAGGCGGGGGGCGCCATACTCTCCGTCTCGTCGATGGCGGCCATCTATATCACCTCGGTCGTCTCGGCCGCTCTCATGTGCAAGGCGGTCCGGGCATTCCTCAAGTTCACCTCCCTTGCCTTCGTGGACAGGGTGCTCGGCGCCCTCGCCGGCCTGCTTAAAGGGGTGGCGCTCGTCCTGTTCCTCTATGTCGCCTTGTCCACCTATTCACCCATACTTCCGTCGGAATGGATGGAGAAGAGCGTGGTCATGATGAGTGCGCACGCAGCATGGCCAGCGATCCAGAACAGGCTGAGGGAGTGGAACGTCTTCCCAGAGGACTTCTCACTGCCCGAGCTCGATCTTCCCTCCCTCTTCGGCGCGGGTAAAGAAGAGGGGGCGTAG
- a CDS encoding endonuclease MutS2, which produces MELSEGIRRILEIPKVVGVFAACVRGDLGKSALERLKPQSSLRGLLDRLELFDSFMEFQDRGGEWPWNPKVALVGELLEGAKRSGMLSGPELVSVRSLLSLAGATREALGKNREDFPSFEAPYRRIRDFSSEVRALGVLDDNGELFDTASPELAAIRRDVEHLRTRLRRAAQSLLETSSISQMLQDRVVAYRNGRFSFLVRQECVNRFPGTVVDRSGSGSSVYMEPTELAPLDNALAVRLRDQEDEERKILRNLTEAVLSRERPIADAQDILCDLDLLYGASEVIAKHGWKLPRIEERPLFSLHEARHPLLGESAVPVSVRCGEGFRSLVITGPNTGGKTVVLKTVGVCVFLAWCGLPIPVEDGSRVGNIGALFVDIGDEQSMEQNLSTFSAHLKNIISILDRADRTSLVLLDELGAGTDPQEGAALGVALLETLTREKGLTLATTHHNPIKQYALTAPGVETASMEFDSDTLSPTYKLLMGVPGKSNALLIASRYGMPEAVLEKARKALSERETPVEELIGELNERKAWLDRQEREMRTLRVDLEREKKKYRHAIRETEAERDKMISEAEKKADEILARAEESSRELIRKLDEASRSGAHRATADTSERIRKERKAIEDRQEKRLLKGRDHSGDQPLKVGSAAQIAGTDYVGIIEKLHGGKAILRVGAIKMDVDARKLMRTEKMPKGPPLPREHVSRAPRAVGSSILVRGMNVQEALPLVERYLDQAMRCGYSSVLVIHGRGEGILRREIHALCASLKYVDSYRLGEMGEGGHGVTVVSFRR; this is translated from the coding sequence ATGGAGCTCTCCGAGGGCATCCGGCGAATACTCGAGATCCCGAAGGTCGTGGGAGTCTTCGCAGCCTGTGTGCGCGGCGATCTCGGCAAATCGGCCCTTGAAAGATTAAAACCTCAATCATCCCTTCGGGGTCTGTTGGACAGACTGGAGCTGTTCGACTCCTTCATGGAGTTCCAGGACAGGGGCGGCGAGTGGCCGTGGAACCCCAAGGTAGCCCTGGTCGGCGAACTGCTCGAGGGCGCGAAACGCTCGGGCATGCTCTCCGGCCCCGAGCTCGTCTCCGTCCGTTCTCTCCTCTCTCTGGCCGGCGCCACGAGGGAGGCCCTGGGGAAGAATCGTGAGGACTTCCCCTCCTTCGAGGCCCCGTACCGCAGGATCCGGGACTTCTCCTCGGAGGTTCGTGCCCTCGGTGTTTTGGACGACAACGGGGAGCTCTTCGATACAGCGTCGCCCGAGCTGGCAGCTATACGCAGGGACGTGGAGCACCTTCGTACGCGCCTGCGCAGAGCAGCCCAGTCCCTCCTGGAGACCTCCTCCATTTCGCAAATGCTCCAGGACAGGGTCGTGGCCTACAGAAACGGCCGGTTTTCGTTCCTGGTGCGACAGGAGTGCGTCAATCGTTTTCCGGGCACAGTGGTCGACAGGTCTGGCTCGGGCAGCTCCGTCTACATGGAGCCGACCGAGCTGGCACCATTGGACAACGCTCTGGCCGTGCGTCTTCGCGACCAGGAGGACGAGGAGAGGAAAATTCTTCGAAATCTCACTGAGGCGGTTCTGTCGCGCGAGCGGCCCATCGCGGACGCGCAGGATATCCTCTGTGACCTTGATCTTCTGTACGGCGCCTCCGAGGTAATAGCAAAGCACGGGTGGAAGCTTCCCCGGATCGAGGAGAGACCGCTCTTCTCCCTTCACGAGGCGAGGCATCCTCTTCTCGGAGAGAGCGCCGTTCCCGTCAGCGTCAGGTGCGGCGAGGGCTTCAGAAGCCTCGTCATAACAGGGCCGAACACCGGAGGAAAGACCGTGGTCCTCAAAACGGTCGGAGTGTGCGTGTTCCTCGCCTGGTGCGGACTGCCGATTCCGGTCGAGGACGGCTCCAGGGTGGGGAACATAGGCGCTCTGTTCGTCGATATCGGAGATGAACAGAGCATGGAACAGAACCTGTCCACCTTCAGCGCCCACCTGAAGAATATCATCTCCATCCTCGACAGGGCCGATCGCACCTCCCTGGTCCTTCTGGACGAGTTGGGGGCGGGAACGGACCCGCAGGAAGGCGCTGCCCTCGGAGTCGCCCTGCTGGAGACCCTGACGAGGGAGAAGGGGCTTACCCTGGCCACCACCCACCACAACCCGATAAAACAGTATGCTCTGACGGCACCCGGAGTGGAGACAGCCAGCATGGAGTTCGACTCGGACACTCTCTCTCCTACCTACAAGCTGCTCATGGGGGTGCCGGGAAAGAGCAACGCCCTGCTCATAGCAAGCCGCTACGGCATGCCGGAGGCAGTCCTGGAAAAGGCGCGCAAAGCCCTGAGCGAGCGGGAGACCCCGGTTGAGGAGCTCATCGGAGAGTTAAACGAGAGGAAGGCTTGGCTTGACAGGCAGGAGAGGGAGATGCGAACTCTCAGGGTCGATCTTGAGAGGGAGAAGAAAAAATACAGGCACGCTATACGCGAGACCGAGGCCGAGAGGGACAAGATGATCTCGGAGGCGGAAAAAAAGGCCGACGAGATACTTGCCAGGGCGGAGGAGTCGAGCAGGGAGCTGATAAGAAAGCTCGACGAGGCCTCCAGATCCGGGGCGCATCGAGCGACAGCCGACACCTCCGAGAGGATTCGCAAAGAACGCAAAGCCATCGAGGACAGGCAAGAAAAGAGGCTCCTGAAAGGACGCGACCACTCCGGGGATCAGCCGTTGAAGGTCGGATCGGCCGCGCAGATCGCCGGGACCGACTATGTCGGAATCATAGAAAAACTTCACGGGGGAAAGGCCATCCTGCGGGTCGGTGCGATCAAGATGGATGTAGACGCAAGAAAGCTGATGAGGACCGAGAAAATGCCGAAAGGGCCCCCTCTCCCGAGGGAGCACGTCTCCCGTGCACCCAGAGCTGTCGGCTCGTCGATACTCGTCAGGGGCATGAACGTCCAGGAGGCTCTTCCCCTGGTCGAGCGGTACCTGGACCAGGCCATGAGGTGCGGCTACTCAAGCGTCCTGGTGATCCACGGACGCGGGGAGGGGATACTCAGGCGGGAGATACACGCCCTGTGCGCCTCTTTGAAATATGTCGACTCCTATCGCCTTGGGGAGATGGGAGAGGGAGGGCACGGAGTGACAGTAGTGTCCTTCAGGAGGTAG
- the hisD gene encoding histidinol dehydrogenase — translation MIVLKEAESRAPKEDLVLEGLVAEILESIRIGGDEALLDCSERFDRVRPLSLRVTREEVESAYDSVPPDVVATIEFAADRIRDFAVRQRGSLGDLEYEISPGVTLGHRLIPVASCGCYVPAGRYPLPSSALMSVIPARVAGVGRIAACSPPRGESGIHPAVLVAMDIAGVDEIYCMGGAQAIAAFAYGTETVKKVDFITGPGNRYVTEAKMQVYGVVGIDMPAGPSEVAILADASANPDWVAADALACCEHDPDSWSVIVTTDRRLGEEVLKRVEKQHPSLPTGEQAYRAWKENGKVILAESLDEAVRIVDELAPEHVQVMTEGAKEAAAKLSNYGSLFVGGHAPVVFGDYASGPNHILPTVGSSRFANGVYVGTFLRTCSFQRVSAEGAKVLAGPCSVLAGLEGLFAHKRSSELRQGIES, via the coding sequence ATGATAGTACTGAAAGAGGCGGAGAGCCGTGCGCCGAAGGAGGACCTTGTACTGGAGGGCCTGGTCGCGGAGATACTTGAAAGCATCCGGATCGGCGGGGACGAAGCCCTGCTCGACTGCTCCGAGCGGTTTGACCGGGTCCGGCCTCTATCCCTGCGCGTGACCCGCGAGGAGGTAGAATCCGCCTACGACTCGGTACCCCCGGACGTGGTTGCCACCATAGAGTTTGCCGCGGACCGCATCAGGGACTTCGCGGTCCGTCAGAGGGGGAGCCTCGGCGACCTCGAATACGAGATATCGCCGGGAGTGACGCTTGGACACAGGCTCATCCCCGTCGCGTCGTGCGGCTGCTACGTGCCCGCCGGGCGATATCCCCTTCCTTCATCTGCACTTATGTCCGTGATCCCGGCGCGCGTCGCGGGGGTCGGGCGGATAGCCGCCTGCTCTCCCCCTCGCGGGGAGAGCGGCATCCACCCCGCCGTACTGGTGGCGATGGATATAGCCGGAGTGGATGAGATCTACTGCATGGGAGGGGCCCAGGCTATCGCGGCGTTCGCGTACGGGACGGAGACAGTGAAGAAGGTGGACTTCATCACCGGCCCAGGGAACAGGTACGTCACGGAGGCGAAGATGCAGGTGTACGGCGTCGTCGGCATAGACATGCCTGCGGGGCCGAGTGAGGTCGCGATACTGGCCGACGCTTCGGCCAACCCGGATTGGGTTGCCGCGGACGCCCTGGCCTGCTGCGAGCACGACCCGGACTCCTGGTCGGTTATAGTGACCACCGACAGGAGGCTGGGCGAGGAAGTGTTGAAGAGAGTGGAAAAACAGCACCCCTCCCTCCCGACCGGGGAGCAGGCTTACAGGGCTTGGAAGGAGAACGGAAAGGTGATCTTGGCGGAATCGCTCGACGAGGCGGTGCGTATAGTGGACGAACTGGCGCCGGAGCACGTCCAGGTCATGACGGAGGGCGCGAAGGAGGCGGCGGCCAAACTTTCGAATTATGGCTCCCTCTTCGTGGGGGGCCACGCCCCGGTGGTGTTTGGAGACTATGCGTCCGGCCCCAATCACATCCTGCCCACGGTCGGGTCGTCGCGCTTTGCCAACGGAGTTTACGTGGGGACCTTCCTGAGGACCTGTTCATTCCAGAGAGTGTCGGCCGAGGGTGCGAAGGTCCTGGCCGGCCCCTGCTCCGTTCTCGCCGGCCTGGAGGGGCTGTTCGCCCATAAGCGCTCGTCGGAGCTGCGACAGGGTATAGAAAGCTGA
- a CDS encoding transporter substrate-binding domain-containing protein produces MRVRKRVASRVCLVLMLSLFLVSGQATGGERLDRILDTEVLLVGTPGDYRPFSMYDADDCKYEGHDIDLAELLARELGVKVEFVPTTWTDLMQDYLDGKFDIAVGGITRSLARMLKGDFLPPYAPNGKVAIIHKKNKGRFTSLEAMDVPETTVIVNPGGTNEKYVNENFKRAKVVTHENNAEIPGMIAEEKGDVMISEVYEAVVYSRKDDRIYGAFTDKPLTKISFMGFFIQQDDPEFLKIMNYLWNDAKLRGDLDVLEERWLK; encoded by the coding sequence GTGAGAGTAAGAAAGAGAGTAGCGAGCAGAGTTTGCTTGGTCCTTATGCTGTCCCTTTTCCTCGTCTCCGGGCAGGCCACGGGAGGAGAGAGACTGGACAGGATCTTGGACACCGAGGTACTATTGGTGGGAACGCCCGGAGATTATCGCCCCTTCTCGATGTATGACGCAGATGACTGCAAGTATGAGGGTCATGACATCGATTTGGCGGAGCTCCTAGCGCGGGAACTCGGTGTCAAGGTCGAGTTCGTTCCTACAACTTGGACCGACCTTATGCAGGACTATTTGGACGGGAAGTTCGATATTGCCGTTGGAGGCATAACGAGAAGCCTCGCCAGGATGTTGAAGGGAGATTTTCTCCCCCCCTACGCGCCAAACGGCAAGGTGGCGATCATCCACAAGAAGAACAAGGGCAGGTTCACCTCGCTTGAGGCCATGGATGTCCCGGAGACCACAGTCATCGTCAACCCGGGCGGGACCAACGAGAAGTACGTCAACGAGAACTTCAAGAGGGCCAAGGTCGTGACGCACGAGAACAACGCGGAGATACCCGGAATGATCGCCGAGGAGAAGGGGGATGTGATGATCTCGGAGGTATACGAGGCCGTAGTCTACTCCAGGAAGGACGACAGAATCTACGGAGCGTTCACAGACAAGCCTTTGACCAAGATAAGCTTCATGGGGTTTTTCATCCAACAGGACGACCCGGAGTTCCTCAAGATAATGAACTACCTGTGGAACGATGCTAAGTTGCGAGGTGACCTGGACGTTCTAGAAGAAAGGTGGCTTAAATAG
- a CDS encoding metal-sensitive transcriptional regulator: MTNNSLIEKLDNLPKEKKALLNRLRRVEGQLRGIQRMIIEEKNCYDILLQLSAARKAMQKACIEILKNYLQKCVSEIKSPEFENLEKLIEALIELSPSNPDLPEDDG, encoded by the coding sequence ATGACGAACAACTCGCTTATAGAGAAACTCGACAACCTGCCCAAGGAGAAGAAGGCCCTGCTTAATCGCCTTCGCCGCGTTGAGGGGCAGCTGCGCGGAATACAGCGCATGATAATCGAGGAGAAGAATTGCTACGACATACTTCTGCAGCTTTCGGCCGCGAGAAAGGCCATGCAGAAAGCGTGCATAGAGATACTGAAGAATTACCTTCAAAAATGCGTCAGCGAGATAAAGTCGCCGGAGTTCGAGAACCTGGAGAAGCTCATCGAGGCGCTGATCGAGCTATCGCCTTCAAATCCGGATTTACCGGAGGACGACGGGTAA
- the rpsB gene encoding 30S ribosomal protein S2, with protein sequence MAVVSMKQLLECGVHFGHQTRRWNPKMKPYIFTERNGVYIIDLQKTVRGLEKAYNFVREIAQNNGTLLFVGTKRQAQDTIRDEAERAGQFYINQRWLGGLLTNFATIRKRVIHMTELRRMEDDDDWGDLPKKEIILLRKQLAKLEKNLKGIKNMKTVPDAVFLIDPRREENAVLEVRKLGIPVIAIVDTNCDPEMIDFPIPGNDDAIRAIKLISSLIADAFIEGKQGEDSVAEIEAEAPEDEEPEGIIEKKERLHKVYDDDDDAAEEA encoded by the coding sequence TTGGCAGTTGTCAGCATGAAGCAGCTCTTGGAGTGCGGGGTTCACTTCGGTCACCAGACGAGGCGGTGGAACCCGAAGATGAAGCCGTACATATTCACCGAACGGAACGGCGTCTACATAATCGACCTTCAGAAGACAGTCCGCGGCCTTGAAAAGGCCTACAACTTCGTAAGAGAGATAGCACAAAACAACGGGACCCTACTGTTCGTCGGCACAAAGCGCCAGGCGCAGGACACGATCAGGGATGAGGCCGAAAGAGCGGGACAGTTTTACATCAACCAGCGCTGGCTTGGAGGGCTGCTGACGAACTTTGCGACCATCAGGAAGCGCGTGATTCACATGACCGAACTGCGCAGGATGGAGGACGACGATGACTGGGGCGACCTCCCGAAGAAAGAGATAATCCTTCTTCGCAAGCAGCTTGCCAAGCTCGAGAAGAACCTCAAGGGGATCAAGAACATGAAGACCGTTCCGGACGCTGTCTTCCTTATCGACCCCAGGAGAGAGGAGAATGCCGTCCTCGAGGTCAGGAAGCTAGGCATTCCAGTCATCGCGATAGTTGACACGAACTGCGACCCAGAGATGATCGATTTTCCGATACCCGGAAACGACGATGCGATCCGAGCCATCAAGCTGATCTCGAGCCTAATAGCCGACGCCTTCATCGAGGGCAAGCAGGGCGAGGACTCCGTCGCGGAGATAGAGGCGGAGGCCCCGGAGGACGAAGAGCCCGAGGGCATCATCGAAAAAAAGGAGCGTCTGCACAAAGTCTATGATGACGATGACGACGCCGCCGAAGAGGCCTAG
- the tsf gene encoding translation elongation factor Ts — protein MEISAGTVKELRDRTGAGMMDCKNALVENAGDVEKAIDYLREKGLAKAAKKSSRTASDGRIFSYIHTNGKLGALIELNCETDFVAKTDEFQSLGHELCMQVAAAAPQFLVPEDVTSDVLDREREIYRQQALEEGKPAKIVDRIADGKINKFYENNCLMEQAWIRDCDKKIKDVVVEVIAKLGENIVVRRFSRFSIGE, from the coding sequence ATGGAGATCAGCGCGGGCACTGTAAAGGAGCTCCGTGACAGAACCGGCGCGGGGATGATGGACTGCAAGAACGCCCTTGTCGAGAATGCGGGAGACGTCGAAAAAGCCATCGACTATCTGAGGGAGAAGGGCCTGGCCAAGGCCGCCAAGAAGTCCTCGCGAACCGCATCCGACGGCAGGATTTTCTCCTACATCCACACTAACGGCAAGCTGGGTGCCTTGATTGAGCTCAACTGCGAGACCGACTTCGTCGCCAAGACCGACGAGTTCCAGAGCCTGGGCCACGAGCTGTGCATGCAAGTCGCCGCGGCCGCGCCGCAGTTCCTGGTCCCGGAGGACGTCACATCCGATGTGCTTGACAGGGAGCGCGAGATATACAGGCAGCAGGCGCTTGAAGAGGGTAAGCCGGCCAAGATTGTGGACAGGATAGCCGACGGAAAGATAAACAAGTTCTACGAGAACAACTGCCTGATGGAGCAGGCCTGGATCCGCGACTGCGATAAGAAGATCAAGGACGTAGTCGTCGAGGTGATCGCGAAGCTCGGCGAGAACATCGTGGTCAGGCGTTTTTCCCGTTTCTCGATCGGAGAGTAG